Proteins encoded within one genomic window of Cucumis sativus cultivar 9930 chromosome 3, Cucumber_9930_V3, whole genome shotgun sequence:
- the LOC101218578 gene encoding protein LIGHT-DEPENDENT SHORT HYPOCOTYLS 3 — protein MDFSSGSSHNIIINNNNNTINHQQPAPTSSSSSRYENQKRRDWKTFGQYLNNHRPPLALSRCSGAHVLEFLRYLDQFGKTKVHTAICPFYGLPNPPAPCPCPLRQAWGSLDALVGRLRAAFEENGGKPEANPFGARAVRLYLREVRDLQSKARGISYEKKRKRPPSQLPLTQQTTHGASS, from the exons ATGGACTTCTCCAGTGGTAGCAGCCATAATATCATcatcaacaacaataacaacaccATCAACCACCAACAACCTGCACCAACCTCCTCTTCAAGCAGCAGATATGAGAATCAAAAGCGTCGCGATTGGAAAACTTTTGGTCAATATCTCAACAATCATCGCCCCCCGCTTGCCCTCTCACGTTGTAGCGGAGCTCATGTTCTTGAATTCCTCAG GTATCTAGATCAATTTGGAAAGACGAAAGTGCACACGGCTATTTGCCCTTTCTATGGACTGCCGAACCCTCCAGCGCCGTGTCCGTGTCCTCTTCGGCAGGCGTGGGGGAGCCTCGATGCGTTGGTTGGACGGCTTCGAGCAGCTTTCGAAGAGAATGGTGGGAAACCAGAAGCCAATCCATTTGGGGCTAGAGCAGTGAGATTGTATCTACGTGAGGTTCGTGATTTACAATCGAAGGCAAGAGGAATTAGctatgagaagaaaagaaaacgcCCACCTTCTCAATTGCCTTTAACTCAACAAACAACTCATGGTGCAtcttcatga